A segment of the Dehalococcoidia bacterium genome:
AGCGAATCGAGCACGTAGGCCGGGCAGTGAAACTCGTGGTGCGCGACGCCCAGGAAGCCTTCCTCGCGCCCCTTTGCGTAGTAAGAGGTCGGGCGGCGGAGCGCGTCATCGCCGAGGAGCTTCCAGAGGATGAGCTTGAGGTAGCCGCCGGCCCCTGTCCAGCCGTCCCGGTACGAGCGGGAGTGCGGCCCGCTGAGCTGGGCGAGCCCGGGATGATAATGCGCTGCGACGTGCAGCCACAGGCGCTCCTCGGCGACGCGCGCCTTCAGCGCGATGCGCGGATCGCGCGTCTGCGCGGCGAGCACCGCCATGCGGGCGATATCGACGGAGAGGTACGTCGGGCTGTTGTACTCGTGCGGCGCGCCCGAGCGGTTCGTGAACTCAAACCACTCATCGAGGCGACGGGCGCCGCGCTCGACGTAGTAGGGTTCGTCGATCGCCTCGCCGCCGAGCACGCTGTTGCAGATGTCGCTCAGCGCGATGTTGGTATAGGACGGATGCACGTCGAGGCGGTCGATCTCGTCGAGCCCGAGTCGGATCATCTCGACGATGACGTCGCGCGATGCGCTGAGCGCACCGCCGGCACGGACCAGGTGATTCAGCCCATCGAGCACGAACTCGACGGCGTTGAGGTCCGTGACACCGGCGTCCTCGTAGAACCAGCGGAAGTTGCCGTAGTGCGCGTCATCGGGCCGGCGTTCCTGCATGGACGCGACGTTACGGATGATGCGATCGGCGCGCTCGACGTTGGCATCGCCGCCTTCGGCGAGCAGCGCGCCGGCGTACGCGAGCGAGGCGCGGCCGTCGTGGAAGACGCCGAACTGCGTCTCGTATCGCACGAGGCCGATGTCATCGTCCCAGGCGTCGGCGAGCGTGCGGACGCCTTCGTCGTGGAGTTGTGCGGCACGTTCCTCGATGGTGGATACCGTCAGGCGCATACCTCCTCGGGTTTCACCTGCCCGCTGCGGCATTAACATCACTCATCTGCAGGAGCCGCCGGGCGGCACGATGTGTGGTGCAATGCTACCCTGCCGCACATGACCGGCGAGACCACCGCGCGACTCGACATCGTACCCGTCTGGCGAAAACTGAATGACATGCTCATCGAGCTTGTCGATATCGTTCCGGACGACAAGATGGATTGGTCGCCGAAGCCCGAACTCTGGAGCTTCGACCACATCTTCCGGCATCTCGCCGACGCCCGCGAAGAGTGGATGAACCGCGCGATCAACGACGGCGAGCCCGACCTGCGCGTCTTCGAGAACGCCCACAGCAATCGCGACATCAAGGCTGCCTTCCAGCGTACCTGGGAACGCGTCGAGCGCACCGTCACCGATCAGGAAAGGCTCGATGCCACGTACCGAGACCGCTGGTGGGCGGGCGCTCCGCTCCGGACGGGCCACTGGGTCGCCTTTCACCTCCTCGAACACGACATCCACCATCGCGCCGATCTGCTGCTGTACCTTTCGCTGCTCGGCGTCGAAACGCGCCCGGGTCTCGACATGGTAGGTTAACCGGCACCCTCCGGCACCACGCACGACGTGAACGTGAAGGCATACAGCGCGACGCCGTCGGACATCGTCTCAAGCGTTAGTTCGTGGAGGTCGATCTCGCGGTTGTTAACGATACGGTACAGACGGGGCACGTCGATCGCCATGATCGACGTCGCGCCCGGTTGCACGTCGGCGGCGGCGTCTTCGGCCGCCAGCGGCTTGCCATCTTGCAGCACGCTGAAGACGGCCTGGCCACCGTACGCCGGCGGATGGATGACGCAATTCACTTCCTTCGCCATGTACGGGACGACGAGGCGGCTGGTGCCGCTGGCATTCGCCGGGCGCGCGAGGAACTCGCCGGACAGCAGCCAGTCGCCGTCCAAATACGCATGGCCCGCGACATGCTTGCCGGGATCGCGATACGTCGCCGGGGCATCGGGCGTGAGGTTCGCCATGTTGCCGATGCTGCCGCGCGCGAATCCCAGGTACAGCTCCGGCGAGACGCGATAGCAGACCGCTCCGGGCTTGTCCTCGTCGCGGACGGGCTCCATCTTGCCGGGGAGCAGCACGTCAAGCGTCGCTTCACGCAGGAGAAACTGGATCGCCTCCTCGGTCTCGCCGTAGGCGCCTTCGCCGAAGTGGTAGTAACGCAGGTAGCCCTTGCCGTCGACGAGGTACTTCGCGGGCCAGTAACGGTTCGCCCAGGCCCGCCAGATCGCATAATCGTTATCGAGCACGACCGGATAATCGATGCCATGCTCGCGGACGGCGCGCTGCACGTTGCCGCCGTCGCGCGCGAACGAGAACTCGGGCGCGTGCACGCCGATGACGGTCAGGCCGTGCTCGCGGTAGCGCCGTCGCCACTCCTTGACGTAGGGCAGCGTGCGGATGCAGTTGACGCACGTGTAATCCCAGAAGTCGATGAGCACGGGCTTGCCGCGGAGGTCCGCCATGCGAAGCGGGCCGCCCTGGAGCCACGTGGCGTCGGGCGGGAACTCGGGTGCGCGGACGGGGCCCTGCTCTTCCTGCATCGACGTCTCCTTAGGGCATTCTAGCGCGGCGCTGGCGGGGAGCCGTTGCACGCGACGCCGCGCGAGCTGAACGCCGGTCGACGGTGACGGGCGTGCGGGCTGAGACCCTCTGTGCTGGTAGGATGGATGTGACACACGCCTCGCCCCCGTAGAAAGCGCAGCCCGCTTGTTCATTCGCAACTACCGCATCTTCTCGCTGTTCGGCATTCCGATCGAGGTCAATCCGACGTGGCTCTTCACGCTCGCCTTTTTCGTGTACGTGCTCGGCGGCCAGCTCTATCCGGAAGCGCTCGAAGACGAGCCAGCCTGGTTCTTGTGGGCGCTGGCGCTCGTAAGCGGACTGCTCTTCTTTGCCTCGATCATCGTGCACGAATTGGCGCACAGCCTGGTGGCGCAGCGAAACGGCATCCCGGTGCGGGCGATCACGCTGTTCATGCTCGGCGGCGTCTCGCAGATCACGAAAGAGGCGAAGCGCCCGCTCGTCGAGTTCGTGACCGCGATCGTCGGGCCGTTGACGAGCTTTGCGCTGGCGGCGATTTTCCTGGGGCTCGCGTTTACGCCGGGCATCGCCGGCGGTCGGGCCGGGATCATGTTCGAGTTCCTGTTCGTGATGAACCTGTCGCTCGGCGTCGTGAACATGGCGCCGGGATTCCCCCTCGATGGCGGCCGCGTGCTGCGCGCCGCGATCTGGGGGATCACGGGCAACTTCAAGCGCGCGACCTTCCTGGCTTCGATCTGCGGCCGGGTGCTGGGCTTCGCGTTGATGGCGCTTGGGCTGCTGGTGTTCTTGCGTGTGTTCACGTGGTTCGACCAGTTCAGCGGCGCCTGGTTCGTGCTGGTCGGGCTCTTCCTGGACAATGCGGCGCGTCAGGCGTGGACGCAGGTCGAAGTGCTCGAGACGCTGCGCAAGTACCGCGCATCGAACGTGATGCGCACGATGCTGCCGACGGTGCCCGAGACGACGACGGTGCTGGAGACGGTAGGACGCTACTTCGACCCGCACTTCGGGCTCTGCGCGTTCATCGTCGATCGGGACGAGCGCGTGCTGGGCATGCTGAGCGACGCTGAGGCGGCGCGCGTGCCAAAGGACCGCTGGGCGACGACATACGCGCCGCAGGCGATGACGCCGACCTCCGACGTGCAGACCATCGGCCCCGAAGCCGACCTGGCGACGGCGCTCGAACAGCTCGAGTCGGCGAGACAGCTGCAACTGCCGGTCGTCGACGCGGGACGGATTGTCGGATACGTGAGCCGGATGCGGATCATGAACGTGCTGGCTTCGGAGCGGGCCGGGGCGTAGCGGTGGGTTCCGGGCTTCACTGCGCCGCACCGGGCTGATGCCAACCTCGAAAAATGAACAGCGCCGCGACCGGGGGAGCGTGGTCGCGGCGCCATCCATTGCTTGGTACAGAAGCTAGTATCCGCGGACGCTGTTAAGGACGATCGCGGAAACTGTTAAACGGAGCCTAAACGTATCCGAGTACGAAGCTGGCGATGGTACTTCTGGCACTGACGCCGGCATGCTGCGGGTCTGCTGCGGCCCAGGCATATGCGAATTGACCGGGGTCGGACGGCGCGTTACCGATTGTTCTCCTTCGTACCATGGCGATGCTATCGTACGTCTTGCGGGCGGGGCGCATGCTCCGCGTGGCGCACATACACCACGGAGTTCCTGTGACCCGCTTCGCCATGGTCGTCGCGCTCCTTGCGCTGGTCGCCACAGCCTGCGACGACGGCACACCGGACTCAGACTCCGATGCCGCGCAAGACGTCACGTTCGAGCTTGGCATCGCGAGCGGTGACGTGACGAGCGAGAGCGCGGTCTTGTGGACGCGCGCGGAAGGCGCGGCCGCGCTGAGCGTCGAGGTAACGACGAGCGCCCGATTCGACGGCGACGTCCGTGAGATCGATGCGGAGACCTCGGAGGAGCGCGATTTCACCGTCAAGGCACATGTCGATGGCCTGCTGCCCGATACGCGCTACCACTTCCGCTTCCGGTCGGGGGACGCGCTGAGCGACGCGGGGACGTTCGTGACGGCGCCGGACGCATCGACGTCGCAGGCGCTGCGGTTCGTGTTCAGCGGCGACTCCGACGGCTCGCGCCAGGAGGATGGCACGCCGGTGTGGAACGAGTTCGAAGTGCTCGACGCCGCCGCCGCGGATGATCCGGCGTTCTTCCTGTACTTCGGCGACACGATCTATGCAGACAGGACGCCGTCGGCAGAGGACCTGACCGGCTTTCGCGGCAAGTACGCGCAGAACCGCGGTTACGAAGCCCTGCGTCGCATATTTGCTGCCACATCGACGTACAACACGTGGGACGACCACGAGGTGCACAACGATTACGCGGGCACAGAGGTCGATCCGGGTCTGTTCGACGACGCGCAGCAGGCGTTTCGAGAGTACTTGCCGATCGATGACAGCGGCGATCCCGAGATCCTCTATCGCACGTTCCGGTGGGGGGCCGACGTGGAGATGATCCTGCTCGACGAACGCAGCTTCCGCGACGACTCGGCCGCAGAGGAATGCAGTTCGGGCGAGGAATCCACTGCCGATCCGCTGCCTGCCGCCGCCTTTGACAATGCGGCCGATGCGCTGCGCGGCATCCGCGGCTTTGTCGGCCTGGCGGACGAATTGCCGGAGGGATGCGAGGACGCCATCAAGGACGCCGGCCGGACGCTCCTGGGCACAGAACAGAAGGAGTACTTCCTCGACTGGTTGTCGTCGACCGACGCGACCTGGAAGATCGTCGTGAACCCTGTGGCGATCCAGCACCTGTTGGTGTCGCCGTATGATCGGTGGGAGGGATTCGCGGCCGAGCGTCGCGAGGTGCTTGAGTACATCCGCGACGAAGGGATCGAGAACGTCGTCTTCCTGACGACGGACTTTCACGCGAACATCTTCGGCGGCGTGCGCCTGGAGCCGTTCGATGACGAGCAGATCGCGTACGAGGCGATCGCCGGGCCGATCGCGACCGCGCAGTTCCGGCAGGAGATCGTGGATGTCGTCGGAGAGGCGGCGGCGGGCGGAGTCGAAGGTTTTCTCACCGGCCTGCTGAAGGTCGACTGCGCGGAGTTGCACTCGTACGCATACGCGCTCGTCGAAGTCACGCCGGATGTGCTGACGATCACCGCGAAGGACGACACAGGCGGCGAGATGTGCAGCGTGACGCTGGAGTCGCAGCCATGAGCGCGGAAGCACGACTGGGCGAACTCGGCCTGACGCTGCCGGAGGTCGCGGCGCCGCGATGGGCGTACGTGCCATGCGTGCGGACGGGCAACCTGCTCTTCGTGTCGGGGCAGATCGCCGTGCAGGACGGGCGCGTGTTGCACCCGGGAAAGCTCGGGCGCGAAGTCGACGTCGAACGCGGAAGCGAAGCGGCGCGAGGGTGCGCGATCTCGGCGCTGGCGATCGTGCGGCAGGCGGCGGGATCGCTCGACCGAGTGACGCGCGTCGTCAAGAGCACCGTGTTCGTGGCATCGGCGGCAGGATTCACGGATCAGCCGTCGGTTGCGAACGGGGCTTCGGAGCTGCTGCGCGATGTCTTTGGCGACGCGGGCTTGGGCGCGCGATCGGCGATCGGCATGTTCGAACTGCCGCTGGGCGCGAGCGTGGAAGCGGAGTTCATTTTCGAGATCCAGCCGTAGCTGGACGACTGACGGCCGTCGCTTGCAGCTCTAACGCTCGTTCCGGCAGCCTAACCCGGCACCTTCCAGTAGTCGCGCTTGATCGCGACCGGACGGAATCCCATCGCGGCGTACATGTGCTTCGGCGTGTCGGTGGGGTCGGCGACGATCACGATGGGCCCGGCGCCCGCTTCGCGGCACTTGCGCACGCAATGGTGGATGAGCGCGCTCGCCAGCCCGCGATGCCGGTGAGCCGGGTCGACGAAGAGGTCCTCGACCTGCGCCATGCCATCCACGCCGGGCAGCGTCGAAAAGTAGCCGCGGGGCGCGCCGTCAATCAAACCAAGATAGTAACGCGATGGCGGGCACTTGAGCCGCCGCGTACGCGCCATGCGCACGCCCGCATCGGCGACTTCTTCCTGCCCCAGGCGCTCGCGCGTCTCCTTCCAGTCGAGCGCGTGCAGGCCCTCGAACTGGCGCCAGTCGTCCTCATGCTCGACGGCGCGGATCTCAAACGGCGCGGCTTCCCCAATCAGTTCGCCTTCGAGGACTGAGACCAGGTTGCTCCGCATCGTGAAGTTTTCGAGCGTGAGGCGCGCCTCGAACGCCGGCGGCGTCGTGAAGTCACAGTGGTAGGCGCGCGCAGGAGCGTGCGCGTACTCCAGATCGACGCGCTCGAGCAGCCGGTCGATCCCGGCAGGCGCGGCGGCGGTCACGTACGCGACGTGGTTCGCATCGCGGATGTCCGGCGTATCGCGATTGCGGATGAAGCGGCCGCCGTCCGCTTCGAAGCTTTCGTTGCCGAGCGCGAACTGCGCTTCGTTGACGGCGAGCGCCAGGCGCGCGAGATCCTCCGCTGATCGCATGGGGTGGATGGTAGCGCCCGCTGGACGTCCGGCATAGCGGCCGGAGTGGCGTCATCGTCGGCCGGGCGGGCTTATGCCAGGGCGGGTTCGTCGATCTCGGCAAGCTCTTGTTCGCTGAGCAGTTCGCGCAGGATCTGCGGGAAGCGCGGCGGGTAGACCTCGTACAGGTATTCGTACATCTGCTCGATCATCCCCGCCGTGTCGTCGATGCACATCCATGCGCGCTGGATCTCGTTGATGCCGAGGAACGTTTCGCGCGCGTGCTCTTGCATCAGCGCGAGGATGCGCTGAATGCCCCGATCATCGATCGCGCAGCTCGTGATGAACTTGCCGTTCTCCGCGCGCACCTGGCGGATGAGCGCCGAAGCCCGAGAGCGGCGCTGCTCCGCGTTGCGCAGATGCTGCTCGGACTCGGCGCGCTTCTCGTCGCTCCCGGCACGGTCACCGAGACGCGCGATGCCCCTGCGGAGGTACGCGATACGCGTATCGATGAAGATCTCCAGCACGCGGTCGAGCCCTTCGAGGGCGCGCTGGGGCAGCGGGCGAAACGAATGCGAGACCCGCTCGGCGACCGCGGGGCGCTTCAACTCCGCCCTGAGGATCTCGGTGATGCCGATCGCGTGCATGTACGGCCACTTGTGGCGGTCTTCGTCCGGCTGCCAGCCGAAGTTACACGCCCGCTGCATGATGCGGACGTGCATGGCGAGCTTCGTGGCGTCGTCGAGGTCGTCGTCAAACTCGTAGCCGCGCGCATCGAGTTCGGCGCCGCTGAGCGGAATCGCAAGGTCGTGGCCGAAGCTCGTGAGCAGCGACTTGAACGCATCGGCGATGAAGCGCCCGGGCTCCCAGAAGATGAACGGCCAGCGGCGAAACACCTCTAGGTCGTTGTCGACGCCGCGGAACTCGCCCGCGTGCAGCGGCGGGTAGTGCCCGTCGCTGCGCAGCACGAGCCGGATCTCGGGCGCCCACGACACCTGGTGGAACTTCATGTGGGGCAGCGCGCGGCCGGAATCACGCAGCTCATCGAGATAGTCGTCGGGCGTCACGAAGCGAATGTCGGCGTGGTGCTCGGCGCGGACGGCTTCCCACGCATCGCCCATGATGTCGAGCGCTTCCTCGCCGAAGTCCATGAGTTCGAGATCCTGGATGTAGAGCAGGAGCGCATCATCCGGCGCCGCTTGGACGGCATCGCGGAGGACTTGCGCGTACTGCTCGACGGCGGCGGGACGATCGATGGGAAACTCGACGAACTTGCGCTCACGGTACTCCTCATCGAGCACCCAGTACTTGCCGAGGATGTAACCTTGTGCCTTGAGGCGCTCCGGTTGCCACTTTGTGATCGGCCGCCAGATCTCCTGCGAGATCGGAAAGTGGCGTGGCAGCGCGAGGAGGCCGTCGCCGATCGTGAACGGCCCGTAGACCGGATCGGCGCCCTCGGGCAAGCCTTCGAACGCAAAACGCGCTTTGCGCTCGCTGAGGTTCGGGAAGATGACGTATTCCATGCCAGCCCGCGTGAAGCCGGCGAGCTTGTGCGCGTCGATCGACCCTTCCATCGGGAATGCGCCGGCGTGGCGCGGTTCCGGCGCGCCGAGCACGTCGTGCAGGAACTCGCGGTTCATGCGCAGCTCATCGGTCAACTCGTCATCGGTGAGCATGGCGATGTGCGTGTGGAAAGCGTTGCCGTACACGGGGTAGATGGCGCCGGAACGATAGGCCTCGCCGAGGCGGCTGAACGTATCCGGCATGAAGCGCTTGATCTGCATGAGGACTTCGTTCGTCGCTTCGAGGCACACCGTTGCGCCGAGCCGCGCCCCCATCTCGACGAGACCGCGGTAGATATCGCGGTTGGCCTCCGCGCGCCGGCGCACCCAGTTGTCGTTGCCGACGGCTTCGCGCTTCACATCTTCGTCGGCCAGCCCGTCGAGCACCTTGCGGGGCAGGTCCCACAGCGGTTCCTGAGCGTGGAACGCCAGGATTACGTTGACTCGCTTCATCCTCACCCTTCCCCTGGACGCACGCTGTCTGAGACGACCTCTCTCACGCTACGATATCGGCCATGAGATTCGCGGCCGTGCGGCGTATCAGTCCCAGAACAACTGGTCGTGGATCTTGTGCTGGATGTCTCGCGCGGCGACGACCTTGTAGTACGCGTCGCGCTTCACGTGTTCGGCAGCGCCGCTCAGATTGATGGAGCGGAACGCGTTTACGATGACATCGGCCTGCTGATCGAGACCGCGTGCGATCATGTTAACGTCCCAGTGCGGTCTGCGGCTCGCCCACCAGAACTGGCAGGAGTGGAGCGCCGGATCCATGAGCCCGCGCGCGATCTCGGCGTGACGCTGGCTGACGGCGCCATCGGCGGACTCCTGCGCAAGCTGCACGAGCGCCAGCGCGACATCGACGTGTTCCCACTGCAGCTTATGGATGTAGTTGCCCGGCGCCTGCCACAGCGGGTACGGCACGCCCGCGGCGATGTCTTCGTGGGAAGTGCTCCATGATGCGGGCTTCGGCTCGATGACGTCGCCGCGCGGGAACTGCT
Coding sequences within it:
- a CDS encoding DinB family protein; the encoded protein is MTGETTARLDIVPVWRKLNDMLIELVDIVPDDKMDWSPKPELWSFDHIFRHLADAREEWMNRAINDGEPDLRVFENAHSNRDIKAAFQRTWERVERTVTDQERLDATYRDRWWAGAPLRTGHWVAFHLLEHDIHHRADLLLYLSLLGVETRPGLDMVG
- a CDS encoding redoxin domain-containing protein translates to MQEEQGPVRAPEFPPDATWLQGGPLRMADLRGKPVLIDFWDYTCVNCIRTLPYVKEWRRRYREHGLTVIGVHAPEFSFARDGGNVQRAVREHGIDYPVVLDNDYAIWRAWANRYWPAKYLVDGKGYLRYYHFGEGAYGETEEAIQFLLREATLDVLLPGKMEPVRDEDKPGAVCYRVSPELYLGFARGSIGNMANLTPDAPATYRDPGKHVAGHAYLDGDWLLSGEFLARPANASGTSRLVVPYMAKEVNCVIHPPAYGGQAVFSVLQDGKPLAAEDAAADVQPGATSIMAIDVPRLYRIVNNREIDLHELTLETMSDGVALYAFTFTSCVVPEGAG
- a CDS encoding site-2 protease family protein, producing MFIRNYRIFSLFGIPIEVNPTWLFTLAFFVYVLGGQLYPEALEDEPAWFLWALALVSGLLFFASIIVHELAHSLVAQRNGIPVRAITLFMLGGVSQITKEAKRPLVEFVTAIVGPLTSFALAAIFLGLAFTPGIAGGRAGIMFEFLFVMNLSLGVVNMAPGFPLDGGRVLRAAIWGITGNFKRATFLASICGRVLGFALMALGLLVFLRVFTWFDQFSGAWFVLVGLFLDNAARQAWTQVEVLETLRKYRASNVMRTMLPTVPETTTVLETVGRYFDPHFGLCAFIVDRDERVLGMLSDAEAARVPKDRWATTYAPQAMTPTSDVQTIGPEADLATALEQLESARQLQLPVVDAGRIVGYVSRMRIMNVLASERAGA
- a CDS encoding alkaline phosphatase D family protein, whose amino-acid sequence is MAMLSYVLRAGRMLRVAHIHHGVPVTRFAMVVALLALVATACDDGTPDSDSDAAQDVTFELGIASGDVTSESAVLWTRAEGAAALSVEVTTSARFDGDVREIDAETSEERDFTVKAHVDGLLPDTRYHFRFRSGDALSDAGTFVTAPDASTSQALRFVFSGDSDGSRQEDGTPVWNEFEVLDAAAADDPAFFLYFGDTIYADRTPSAEDLTGFRGKYAQNRGYEALRRIFAATSTYNTWDDHEVHNDYAGTEVDPGLFDDAQQAFREYLPIDDSGDPEILYRTFRWGADVEMILLDERSFRDDSAAEECSSGEESTADPLPAAAFDNAADALRGIRGFVGLADELPEGCEDAIKDAGRTLLGTEQKEYFLDWLSSTDATWKIVVNPVAIQHLLVSPYDRWEGFAAERREVLEYIRDEGIENVVFLTTDFHANIFGGVRLEPFDDEQIAYEAIAGPIATAQFRQEIVDVVGEAAAGGVEGFLTGLLKVDCAELHSYAYALVEVTPDVLTITAKDDTGGEMCSVTLESQP
- a CDS encoding RidA family protein, with the translated sequence MSAEARLGELGLTLPEVAAPRWAYVPCVRTGNLLFVSGQIAVQDGRVLHPGKLGREVDVERGSEAARGCAISALAIVRQAAGSLDRVTRVVKSTVFVASAAGFTDQPSVANGASELLRDVFGDAGLGARSAIGMFELPLGASVEAEFIFEIQP
- a CDS encoding GNAT family N-acetyltransferase translates to MRSAEDLARLALAVNEAQFALGNESFEADGGRFIRNRDTPDIRDANHVAYVTAAAPAGIDRLLERVDLEYAHAPARAYHCDFTTPPAFEARLTLENFTMRSNLVSVLEGELIGEAAPFEIRAVEHEDDWRQFEGLHALDWKETRERLGQEEVADAGVRMARTRRLKCPPSRYYLGLIDGAPRGYFSTLPGVDGMAQVEDLFVDPAHRHRGLASALIHHCVRKCREAGAGPIVIVADPTDTPKHMYAAMGFRPVAIKRDYWKVPG